Genomic window (Argopecten irradians isolate NY chromosome 2, Ai_NY, whole genome shotgun sequence):
TGAACGTTTCTGGCATGATTTTACTTAACTCTCAGTTCCTTAAAAAATTTTCAAACTCTTCTAAAGGGCGatcagttgtgcatatttcttCTTTAGTCGCTATTCAGCCGGTACCTTCGTTTTCTCTatattgtacaggtaaataactcCACCGTACATGCCATTGTAAAGATATTGCTGCATGcacgtacaaatgtacatgaaaTTTTGCTGTGTAGTATTAACTTCATGCCCTATGCTATCTAAAAAGAATGATTAATGGTGAACTCGCCATCCTTATATTCCACTGTTTACCCTGTAAATTCATCAATGGATTggttaattaattatatattccaAGATTTCAATCGATTCTGTAAAATAACGAAGAAAATTTTAGGCTAAAAAAGTTTCTCAATTTGTGATTTTATAACTATTTACTTTGCTCTCCAGCATCcttttgtttacaatattttttatgttgtagGGAAAGCAGCTAGGGATATGTTTTTCAGAGTAATGGCGGTCGAGAATCCATCCATCCGCGTCCTTAATTACGCTCCAGGACCTTGTGAAACGGATATGCAGCGAGCGTGTCGGGAGGATACCTTGGATCGCACAACAAGAGATATGTTTCAAGGTATAGACACGAAATTGTCGCTAAGTCCAAGATATAGACATAgaataatgttttttattattttcatttttcctcTGTTAGGTCATTGAAAATCTTAGCACATACATCCCTCCCATTGATTCAGGTTCTTCCGGCAATGTCCTGACCAACTTTGTACAGTGAGTGAACATCACTACCAGGGCATCCAGAGAGTATGTTTTTGGTTCCCAAAAATCAGATTTGACTCTTGAGTTTAAAGCACATGTctcatatgttttgactcttcaGATATCTGAGAAATTGTGATTTGACTCCTGAATCTGCTAAAAGTCAATGGTCAACTAGATGCCCCGACTACATGGAGTGGAGGCGGGGACATATATGCCTTaattacatacatttttaatttaatttaaaatttatttcaaacattttttgttttgattttcacTTTATGAGTTTCCATGAActttttgttttaagttttcTGAAATGTATATATCCGATATAAGAATTGTTATTCTGTTCATTGTAGCCATGCACACAGAAGGGAACACTCTGGATTGTGACACATCTATAAATAAGCTGGTAGAGCTACTACAACAGGACCAGTATGATAGTGGGGCTCACATTGACTTCTTCGACGACATTGGAGGCCATATTGCAAAGGCAAAATTGGACAGTTGATTTGTTGATGTGTTATCACTTGCTTGCATAAGTTATTATATAAGCTTTATATAGCAGCTGTTGGTCACATTTCATCTAACTGGGGTTA
Coding sequences:
- the LOC138314872 gene encoding sepiapterin reductase-like → MAAAANDMFSRKACVVITGASRGLGKSVAKIFASKFPSTSLFILLSRNVSNLDVVKSEILENNPNLTIAVKKFDQGNLDQTIYDTLFDSVFKEYNVTADDFEQSVIVHNAGTLGDNTKYASDLSDVQTVQANFDMNVSGMILLNSQFLKKFSNSSKGRSVVHISSLVAIQPVPSFSLYCTGKAARDMFFRVMAVENPSIRVLNYAPGPCETDMQRACREDTLDRTTRDMFQAMHTEGNTLDCDTSINKLVELLQQDQYDSGAHIDFFDDIGGHIAKAKLDS